In a single window of the Gemmatimonadota bacterium genome:
- a CDS encoding FHA domain-containing protein, with translation MKEIIMRVFLFVHFVMFLFLSPVFAEIDVAVVSESIVQVRVYKNHKILAEGSGFVVNEEGYVLTNAHLLADAEGLTVRARKTGAEIVSQQVFANRELNLALLRAQGLGLLPLNLSERGAAVGRMVETLKLTPQDSIQIARGTIGTYQDVPGKKVSDPVAHLLQHNAMVTSKAFGMPLFNECGDVVAINLPDPKSGSWPFRKNVEPRGTVFALRSVDIIAVLKDREITHSVVKEECLSAVERTERDRKIAEDSIKAVAKAARDSVSAERVARLAAEKAVKEKQQAAEKAEAARLAAEKAKAQADLASKAAADSVKAAQDSINTARLALEQEKARTDSLKKATQERIAAQKSAADSLAAVHQEEREKTSQRLQWAIVSGGILVILVLFGWFMFARRKRAQLQATASRLSEAEQEAEAARQAVSEAPQFAPFRCLLEGQDNTGQPFALSIPALALPSGVTLGRSPANAEFIIDHESVSREHIRLLYADGNLYVEDLGSTNGSRINGRLLNPREPAVLQNNDQLEVGPVVFQVRLMQE, from the coding sequence ATGAAGGAGATCATCATGCGTGTTTTTCTTTTTGTGCATTTCGTGATGTTCCTATTCCTCAGCCCTGTATTTGCGGAAATAGATGTTGCTGTCGTATCTGAGAGCATCGTGCAGGTGCGTGTGTACAAGAATCATAAGATTTTGGCTGAGGGAAGCGGTTTTGTTGTGAATGAAGAGGGGTATGTGCTGACGAATGCCCATCTCCTGGCGGATGCGGAGGGATTGACTGTCCGGGCTCGAAAGACTGGTGCCGAGATCGTGTCACAGCAGGTCTTTGCCAATCGTGAATTGAATCTCGCTTTGTTGCGCGCACAGGGTCTAGGTTTACTGCCTCTCAATTTATCCGAGCGAGGAGCCGCTGTGGGCCGGATGGTGGAAACCCTGAAGCTGACGCCTCAGGATAGTATCCAGATTGCCCGCGGGACTATTGGTACATACCAGGATGTGCCGGGAAAAAAGGTGAGTGATCCCGTGGCACATCTGCTACAGCACAATGCCATGGTGACTTCCAAAGCATTTGGTATGCCTCTGTTTAATGAGTGTGGTGATGTTGTCGCTATCAATCTGCCAGACCCGAAGAGCGGATCCTGGCCGTTTCGGAAAAATGTGGAACCCAGAGGAACAGTTTTTGCCTTGCGTAGCGTCGATATCATTGCTGTGCTCAAAGACCGGGAAATTACACATTCAGTAGTTAAAGAAGAATGTTTGAGTGCCGTTGAACGTACTGAACGAGATAGAAAAATCGCAGAAGATAGTATCAAAGCGGTAGCAAAAGCAGCAAGAGATAGTGTTAGCGCAGAAAGGGTTGCCCGATTGGCGGCTGAAAAAGCTGTCAAAGAAAAACAACAGGCGGCTGAAAAAGCAGAAGCCGCTCGGCTGGCAGCCGAAAAGGCGAAAGCACAGGCAGACTTAGCAAGTAAGGCAGCGGCAGATAGTGTTAAGGCAGCACAAGATAGTATCAATACAGCGCGGCTGGCATTAGAACAGGAGAAGGCGAGGACAGATTCATTAAAGAAGGCGACACAGGAGCGTATTGCTGCTCAAAAATCAGCGGCAGATAGTCTCGCCGCAGTACATCAAGAAGAGCGTGAAAAGACATCGCAAAGATTACAATGGGCCATCGTCTCCGGGGGTATTCTGGTCATTCTGGTGCTTTTCGGCTGGTTTATGTTCGCACGCAGGAAAAGGGCACAATTGCAAGCGACTGCTTCTCGTTTGAGCGAGGCAGAACAAGAGGCCGAAGCCGCACGACAAGCTGTGTCTGAGGCACCACAGTTTGCACCTTTCAGATGTCTATTAGAGGGTCAGGACAACACGGGCCAACCCTTTGCGTTGAGTATCCCAGCATTGGCTCTGCCTTCAGGTGTCACGCTTGGAAGAAGCCCTGCCAACGCGGAATTTATTATTGACCACGAGTCCGTATCCCGCGAACACATCAGGCTTTTGTATGCTGACGGAAATCTCTATGTAG
- a CDS encoding putative toxin-antitoxin system toxin component, PIN family, translating to MTRIVLDTNVLISAILNPHGSPGIILDLVFDQKASLCLSAPLIDEIQRVIHYEKMADLLKRGGKTVEQAGEIVDKIVAIAELTAGHREVNLIDADPDDNMVLGCALEAEADYIISGDRHLTALSDFQDIPILTPRAFLDMQVNS from the coding sequence ATGACGCGAATTGTGCTGGATACCAATGTATTAATCAGTGCTATTCTGAATCCGCACGGGAGTCCAGGCATTATACTCGATCTGGTCTTTGACCAGAAAGCATCTCTTTGTCTCTCTGCACCTCTTATAGATGAAATTCAGCGCGTCATTCATTATGAAAAGATGGCTGATTTGCTAAAAAGAGGGGGAAAGACCGTTGAGCAGGCAGGAGAGATCGTAGATAAGATTGTTGCGATAGCGGAATTAACCGCTGGTCATAGAGAAGTAAACTTGATAGATGCGGATCCTGATGATAATATGGTGCTGGGGTGCGCTCTTGAAGCCGAGGCAGATTACATCATCTCTGGAGATCGACACCTTACTGCCTTAAGTGATTTTCAAGATATACCCATTCTCACGCCCAGGGCTTTCTTGGATATGCAGGTTAATTCTTGA